The following coding sequences lie in one Arabidopsis thaliana chromosome 3, partial sequence genomic window:
- the BZIP24 gene encoding basic leucine zipper 24 (basic leucine zipper 24 (BZIP24); CONTAINS InterPro DOMAIN/s: Basic-leucine zipper (bZIP) transcription factor (InterPro:IPR004827), Basic leucine zipper (InterPro:IPR011700); BEST Arabidopsis thaliana protein match is: Basic-leucine zipper (bZIP) transcription factor family protein (TAIR:AT2G16770.1); Has 159 Blast hits to 159 proteins in 31 species: Archae - 0; Bacteria - 0; Metazoa - 1; Fungi - 16; Plants - 135; Viruses - 0; Other Eukaryotes - 7 (source: NCBI BLink).), protein MFCCCKDCRGNQRVSNFDSLTGVFFGDLEFGPQNQRYIKMNEEEDKDQDRVTRGCSHTHSCNPPGPEDASHSHTCFHAHTHLIISDQQENDHSDSSNKKRLCGNREAVRKYREKKKARTAYLEDEVMRLQSLNEQFLRKLQSQEMVETELIRLRALLVEMQGKIEVELCSFSFQKQCNGSGFVFKEDGCNLATSNMMCEAARVECEEGQTLHDPIQSFVPQPPPFSR, encoded by the exons atgttttgttgttgcaagGATTGCAGAGGAAACCAACGAGTTTCTAACTTTGATTCTCT AACAGGTGTTTTCTTTGGAGATCTTGAGTTTGGACCTCAGaatcaaagatatataaagatgaatgaggaagaagataaagatcAAGATCGAGTAACGAGAGGATGTAGTCACACTCATAGCTGTAACCCTCCAGGCCCAGAGGATGCTTCTCACTCCCACACATGCTTCCACGCTCACACTCATCTCATCATCTCT GATCAGCAAGAGAATGATCATTCTGACAGTAGCAACAAGAAACGGTTATGTGGTAATAGAGAGGCAGTGAGGAAGTacagggagaagaagaaggctcGCACTGCATACCTTGAAGATGAAGTGATGAGATTGCAATCTCTGAATGAGCAATTCCTTAGAAAACTTCAGAGCCAAGAAATGGTGGAAACTGAATTGATCAGACTCCGGGCTCTTCTGGTAGAGATGCAGGGGAAAATTGAAGTTGAACTTTGTAGTTTCTCGTTTCAGAAACAATGCAACGGTTCTGGTTTTGTGTTCAAAGAAG ATGGATGCAACTTAGCAACAAGTAATATGATGTGTGAAGCGGCAAGAGTGGAGTGCGAGGAGGGCCAAACACTTCATGATCCTATTCAATCTTTTGTTCCTCAACCACCACCATTCTCACGTTAA
- the BZIP24 gene encoding basic leucine zipper 24, protein MNEEEDKDQDRVTRGCSHTHSCNPPGPEDASHSHTCFHAHTHLIISQDQQENDHSDSSNKKRLCGNREAVRKYREKKKARTAYLEDEVMRLQSLNEQFLRKLQSQEMVETELIRLRALLVEMQGKIEVELCSFSFQKQCNGSGFVFKEDGCNLATSNMMCEAARVECEEGQTLHDPIQSFVPQPPPFSR, encoded by the exons atgaatgaggaagaagataaagatcAAGATCGAGTAACGAGAGGATGTAGTCACACTCATAGCTGTAACCCTCCAGGCCCAGAGGATGCTTCTCACTCCCACACATGCTTCCACGCTCACACTCATCTCATCATCTCT CAGGATCAGCAAGAGAATGATCATTCTGACAGTAGCAACAAGAAACGGTTATGTGGTAATAGAGAGGCAGTGAGGAAGTacagggagaagaagaaggctcGCACTGCATACCTTGAAGATGAAGTGATGAGATTGCAATCTCTGAATGAGCAATTCCTTAGAAAACTTCAGAGCCAAGAAATGGTGGAAACTGAATTGATCAGACTCCGGGCTCTTCTGGTAGAGATGCAGGGGAAAATTGAAGTTGAACTTTGTAGTTTCTCGTTTCAGAAACAATGCAACGGTTCTGGTTTTGTGTTCAAAGAAG ATGGATGCAACTTAGCAACAAGTAATATGATGTGTGAAGCGGCAAGAGTGGAGTGCGAGGAGGGCCAAACACTTCATGATCCTATTCAATCTTTTGTTCCTCAACCACCACCATTCTCACGTTAA
- the BZIP24 gene encoding basic leucine zipper 24 (basic leucine zipper 24 (BZIP24); CONTAINS InterPro DOMAIN/s: Basic-leucine zipper (bZIP) transcription factor (InterPro:IPR004827), Basic leucine zipper (InterPro:IPR011700); BEST Arabidopsis thaliana protein match is: Basic-leucine zipper (bZIP) transcription factor family protein (TAIR:AT2G16770.1); Has 168 Blast hits to 168 proteins in 40 species: Archae - 0; Bacteria - 0; Metazoa - 1; Fungi - 34; Plants - 132; Viruses - 0; Other Eukaryotes - 1 (source: NCBI BLink).), translating into MFCCCKDCRGNQRVSNFDSLTGVFFGDLEFGPQNQRYIKMNEEEDKDQDRVTRGCSHTHSCNPPGPEDASHSHTCFHAHTHLIISQDQQENDHSDSSNKKRLCGNREAVRKYREKKKARTAYLEDEVMRLQSLNEQFLRKLQSQEMVETELIRLRALLVEMQGKIEVELCSFSFQKQCNGSGFVFKEDGCNLATSNMMCEAARVECEEGQTLHDPIQSFVPQPPPFSR; encoded by the exons atgttttgttgttgcaagGATTGCAGAGGAAACCAACGAGTTTCTAACTTTGATTCTCT AACAGGTGTTTTCTTTGGAGATCTTGAGTTTGGACCTCAGaatcaaagatatataaagatgaatgaggaagaagataaagatcAAGATCGAGTAACGAGAGGATGTAGTCACACTCATAGCTGTAACCCTCCAGGCCCAGAGGATGCTTCTCACTCCCACACATGCTTCCACGCTCACACTCATCTCATCATCTCT CAGGATCAGCAAGAGAATGATCATTCTGACAGTAGCAACAAGAAACGGTTATGTGGTAATAGAGAGGCAGTGAGGAAGTacagggagaagaagaaggctcGCACTGCATACCTTGAAGATGAAGTGATGAGATTGCAATCTCTGAATGAGCAATTCCTTAGAAAACTTCAGAGCCAAGAAATGGTGGAAACTGAATTGATCAGACTCCGGGCTCTTCTGGTAGAGATGCAGGGGAAAATTGAAGTTGAACTTTGTAGTTTCTCGTTTCAGAAACAATGCAACGGTTCTGGTTTTGTGTTCAAAGAAG ATGGATGCAACTTAGCAACAAGTAATATGATGTGTGAAGCGGCAAGAGTGGAGTGCGAGGAGGGCCAAACACTTCATGATCCTATTCAATCTTTTGTTCCTCAACCACCACCATTCTCACGTTAA
- the ASAT1 gene encoding acyl-CoA sterol acyl transferase 1 (acyl-CoA sterol acyl transferase 1 (ASAT1); FUNCTIONS IN: acyltransferase activity; INVOLVED IN: biological_process unknown; LOCATED IN: endomembrane system; EXPRESSED IN: 10 plant structures; EXPRESSED DURING: 6 growth stages; CONTAINS InterPro DOMAIN/s: Wax synthase (InterPro:IPR017088); BEST Arabidopsis thaliana protein match is: MBOAT (membrane bound O-acyl transferase) family protein (TAIR:AT5G55350.1); Has 801 Blast hits to 791 proteins in 235 species: Archae - 0; Bacteria - 473; Metazoa - 0; Fungi - 36; Plants - 238; Viruses - 0; Other Eukaryotes - 54 (source: NCBI BLink).), with amino-acid sequence MASFIKAWGLVIISLCYTFFIAKLVPKGIKRLILFFPVFLIFFIVPFLIYSLHLLGITAFFIAWLANFKLLLFALGRGPLSSNHKPLSLPIFLAVSCLPIKIQLSPKPTKTHSHEGSTEGPLIYTIKAVFVVLIIKAYEYSTKLPEKVVLTLYAIHIYFALEIILAATAAAVRAMSDLELEPQFNKPYLATSLQDFWGRRWNLMVTGILRPTVYEPSLQLFSVLGPNYSQILAAFGTFVVSGIMHELIFFYMGRLRPDWKMMWFFLINGFCTTVEIAIKKTINGRWRFPKAISQVLTLTFVMVTALWLFLPEFNRCNIVEKALDEYAAIGAFAVEVRRKLTAYLF; translated from the coding sequence ATGGCGAGTTTCATCAAGGCATGGGGTTTAGTGATCATCTCACTGTGTTACACTTTTTTCATTGCCAAATTGGTTCCAAAAGGAATCAAAAGGCTCATACTATTTTTCCCTGTCTTCCTCATTTTCTTCATAGTACCTTTCTTGATATATTCCTTACATTTACTCGGCATCACGGCTTTCTTCATCGCTTGGCTAGCAAATTTCAAGCTCTTATTATTTGCATTAGGGCGCGGTCCTCTCTCTTCAAACCATAAACCCCTATCTCTCCCTATTTTCTTAGCTGTCTCTTGCTTGCCCATCAAGATTCAGCTGAGCCCAAAACCTACAAAAACTCACTCCCATGAAGGATCCACAGAGGGTCCTTTGATTTATACCATAAAGGCAGTTTTTGTGGTTCTCATCATCAAAGCCTACGAATACAGTACCAAATTGCCTGAGAAAGTCGTGCTGACTCTCTACGCGATCCACATATATTTCGCCCTTGAGATCATCCTTGCCGCCACAGCTGCTGCGGTTCGAGCCATGTCGGATCTTGAGCTCGAGCCACAGTTCAACAAGCCGTACCTAGCGACATCACTTCAAGATTTCTGGGGGAGACGATGGAACCTGATGGTCACTGGAATCTTACGGCCAACCGTGTACGAACCGTCACTTCAACTGTTCTCGGTTTTGGGCCCGAACTATTCCCAGATTCTTGCAGCTTTCGGGACGTTTGTTGTCTCTGGGATAATGCACgagctcatcttcttctacatgGGACGGTTGAGGCCAGACTGGAAGATGATGTGGTTCTTCCTCATAAATGGATTTTGCACGACCGTGGAGATCGCCATCAAGAAAACCATTAACGGTAGGTGGAGATTCCCGAAAGCAATCAGTCAGGTTTTGACACTCACTTTTGTGATGGTGACGGCATTGTGGCTGTTCTTGCCCGAATTTAATCGGTGCAACATAGTTGAGAAGGCTCTTGATGAGTACGCAGCCATAGGCGCATTTGCAGTCGAGGTCAGGAGGAAACTGACCGCATATCTTTTTTAA
- a CDS encoding ARM repeat superfamily protein (ARM repeat superfamily protein; FUNCTIONS IN: binding; INVOLVED IN: biological_process unknown; LOCATED IN: endomembrane system; CONTAINS InterPro DOMAIN/s: Nucleotide exchange factor Fes1 (InterPro:IPR013918), Armadillo-like helical (InterPro:IPR011989), Armadillo-type fold (InterPro:IPR016024); BEST Arabidopsis thaliana protein match is: Fes1C (TAIR:AT5G02150.1); Has 632 Blast hits to 632 proteins in 203 species: Archae - 0; Bacteria - 3; Metazoa - 254; Fungi - 162; Plants - 146; Viruses - 0; Other Eukaryotes - 67 (source: NCBI BLink).) → MPTIFFFRYVFLLVVISLVGFSIAEKVNSSGGMVWSSVRDEAELVEDSGVVIGEQDQIDGGFSSLDGMLHWAIGHSDPATLKEAAKDAEKMSLDELQKRQLELKELVEKLKMPSNAKLMQIAIDDLNNSSLSLEDRHRALQELLILVEPIDNANDLSKSGGLRVVAGELNHDDTEVRKLAAWVLGKASQNNPFVQEQVLELGALTTLIKMVNSSSTEEAVKALFAVSALIRNNIAGQDLFFAAHGYIMLRDVMNNGSLDMKLRRKAVFLVGDLAESQLQNTEKDELPIFKDRLFLKSVVDLIVVLDLDLQEKALTAIQTLLQLKSIEPQVLKESCGLEEALERMKLQLEESMADEYKRDYAADVESIRGEVELIFRQKLGLL, encoded by the exons ATGCCGacgattttctttttccgaTATGTGTTTCTATTGGTGGTGATCTCATTGGTGGGTTTTTCGATCGCTGAGAAAGTTAACTCTTCCGGGGGAATGGTCTGGTCTAGTGTTAGAGATGAAGCCGAATTGGTAGAAGATTCCGGTGTGGTGATCGGAGAGCAAGATCAAATCGATGGTGGATTCTCTTCACTTGATGGGATGTTACACTGGGCAATAG GTCACTCGGATCCTGCGACATTGAAGGAAGCAGCTAAAGATGCAGAGAAGATGTCTTTGGATGAGTTACAGAAGCGTCAATTAGAGTTAAAG GAGCTGGTGGAGAAGCTGAAAATGCCGTCGAATGCGAAGTTGATGCAAATAGCGATAGATGACTTGAATAATTCATCCTTGTCTCTTGAAGATCGTCACCGTGCTTTGCAGGAACTTTTGATCCTCGTTGAACCTATTGATAATGCAAATG ATTTGAGCAAATCAGGAGGGCTTAGAGTTGTAGCAGGAGAGCTTAATCATGATGACACAGAAGTAAGGAAACTAGCTGCGTGGGTGCTCGGGAAAGCTAGCCAAAACAATCCTTTTGTTCAAGAGCAG GTTCTTGAACTTGGAGCTTTAACAACACTAATAAAGATGGTAAACTCCAGCTCTACTGAAGAAGCTGTGAAAGCACTTTTTGCTGTTTCTGCCTTGATACGAAATAATATAGCTGGTCAGGACTTGTTTTTTGCAGCACATGGATACATTATGCTTCGG GATGTAATGAACAATGGGAGCTTGGATATGAAATTGAGACGGAAAGCTGTATTCTTAGTCGGTGATTTGGCTGAGTCTCAACTACAGAACACAGAGAAAGATGAACTTCCTATTTTCAAAGATCGTCTTTTCCTAAAGTCTGTTGTCGATTTGATTGTGGTGCTTGATCTTGATCTCCAAGAAAAG GCTCTTACAGCAATccaaactcttcttcaacttAAATCCATAGAGCCTCAGGTTCTCAAAGAGTCCTGCGGGTTGGAAGAAGCATTAGAGAGAATGAAGCTACAGCTGGAGGAATCAATGGCGGATGAATACAAGAGAGACTATGCTGCAGATGTGGAGAGCATTCGTGGTGAAGTGGAACTGATCTTCCGCCAAAAGCTTGGACTTTTATGA